GAAACGCACCGCCGAGCGGCTCCTCGCCGCGCGGCTCGAGTACGAGGAGCTCACCGGCTACGCGACCCCCCGCCGCCTGGCGCTCGTAGTCACCGGTCTTGCCGCCCACCAAGCCCGGCTGGAGGAGGAACGCCGCGGCCCGCCCGCCCGCGTCGCGTTCCAGGACGGCAAGCCCACCAAAGCCGCCGAGGGATTCGCCCGCAAGAACGGCGTCCGGGTCGAGGACCTCTACGAGCGGGACGGGTACGTGTACGCGCGGGTCGTGGACGAAGGCCGGCCCGCCCGGGAGGTGCTGCCCAAGCTGCTCGCGGAGGTGGCGCGGGAGCTGCCCGCCCCCAAACCCATGCGCTGGGGGCACGGGGAGGGACCGTTCATCCGGCCGGTGCGCTGGCTGGTGGCCCTTTTGGACGGGGAGGTGCTGCCCCTCGAGGTCTTCGGGGTGCGGGCAGGCCGCGAGACGCGCGGGCACCGCTTCCTCCACCCCGGCCTCCTCGCCCTCCAGGACGCCGCCTCCTACGTAACGGCGCTGCACGAAGCGCGCGTCGTCGTGGATCCCGAGGTGCGGCGGGAGCGGATCATAACCGAGGCCGCGACGCTCGCGCTGGCCGAGGGGCTCGAGGTGGTGCTTCCGAAGGACCTGCTGGAGGAGGTCACCGGCCTGGTCGAGTGGCCCGTCGGCGTGATGGGCCGGTTCGACGAGCGGTACCTCGAGCTGCCGGACGAGGTGCTGGCCGAGGTGATGATCGTGCACCAGCGGTTCTTCCCCGTCCGGGGGAAAGACGGGCGGCTCACGAACCGTTTCATCGGCATCGCGAACCACCTGCCGGACCACCTCGAGACGGTGCGCCGCGGGTACGAGGGGGTGCTCGAGGGTCGGCTCGCGGACGCGCTCTTCTTCTGGCGGGCGGACCTCAAAACCCCGCTCGCCGAGCACCGCGCGCGCCTCAAGGGGATCAACTTCCACAAGGGGCTCGGCACGATGTGGGACAAGACCGAGCGCGTGCGGCGCGCGGCTGAAGCGCTCGGTGAAGCGGTCGGGGCTGATCTCGGGGTGCTCCGGGAAGCCGCAGGACTCCTCCGGGCGGACCTCGGCACCCAGATGGTGTACGAGTTTCCCGAGCTCGAAGGCATCATGGCCCGCGCCTACGCGGAGCGGCAGGGTGTGGATCCGCGGGTGGCGCGCGCCCTGGAGGAGGCCGTGCGTCCCCAGGGGGGTAGCGGCGCGCTTCCGGAAAGCACGGAGGGCGCGCTCCTCTCCGTCCTGGATAAGGCCGACACCCTCGTGGGTTTCTTCCAGCTCGGCAAGACCCCCTCCGGTTCCGCCGACCCCTTCGGTCTGCGCCGTGTGGCGGTCGGGCTCGTGCGGGTGCTGGGCGCCATGGGGTGGGACCTGCCCTTAGGGAAGGTGCTGGAGGCCGCGGCGGAAAGCTACCGGGCGTGGGGGCTCGAGGTCGAGGAGGCCGCGCTCCGCACCGCCGAGGGGTTCGTGCTCGAGCGGCTCGAGGGGCTGCTCGTGGAGGCCGGGCTTCCGGTGCTCGCGGTGCGGGCGGCTGAGGTCGCGCCCACGGTGTACGGGGTGATGCTGCGCGCGCGGTTGGTGGCGCAGCTCGCCGGGGAACCCGAGTTCGCGGGGCTTCAGCTCCTGTACAAGCGCGCCGCGAACCTGGCCCGGGAGGCCAGCGGCGTGCACGCGCCGGACCCAGCGCTCTTCCAGACCCCCGAGGAGGCGGCGCTGTACGCGGTGTTGCCCCGGGTGGAGGCGGGTGTGGCCCGCTTGCTCGAGCTCGGGACCGAGCTCATGCCCCCTTGGGACCCGGCCGCGCCGCTGCCGCGGGTAGGGCTCGAGCCGCTCGCAGCGCCCTTGCGGGAGGTCGTGGCCCTGAAGGACGCGCTGGACCGCTTCCTGGACAACGTGCTCGTGATGGTGGACGACCCCGCGGTGCGGGAGAACCGACTCGCGCTTCTCCGGCGGGTTCGCGACGCGGTGCGGCGGCTGGGCGCGCTCGAGGTGCTGGGCGGCTAGCCTCTCGGGGTTGAAGCCCCCCGGCCCACGTGTTAGCGTAGTGCATAACCTTGCACCCACCCCCCGGGGTGGGTGCGCGCTTCATCGTGGAGGTGAGCATGCGCGTTGCGGTCGTGGGGGCTACGGGAGCCGTGGGTCGGGAACTGGTCAAGGTCCTGGAAGCGCGCCGCTTCCCGCTTTCGGAGCTGCGCCTATACGCCAGCCCGCGCTCGGCCGGGGAAACCATTCCTTTCTGCGGGGAGGCCATCCCCCTCGAGGTCCTGCCCGAGGGGCCCTTGCCCGCCGATATCGTGCTCGCGAGCGCCGGGGGCGGCCTCTCTAAACGCCACGCCCCCGCCTGGGTCGCGGGTGGCAGCGTGGTGATCGACAACTCCTCCGCCTTCCGTTACGATCCCGAGGTGCCCCTCGTGGTGCCCGAGGTCAACGCCGAGGCCGCGCGGCAGCACCAGGGCATCATCGCCAACCCCAACTGCACCACCGCGATCCTCGCAGTGGCCCTATGGCCACTACACCAAGCCTTCAAGGCCCAGCGCGTCATCGTGAGTACCTACCAGGCCGCCTCCGGCGCGGGCGCGAAGGGCATGCAGGAACTCCTCGACGAAACGCACAAGGTGCTGCACGGTCAGGCCGCCGCAGCCCAGGTCTTCCCCCACCCCCTGGCCTTTAACGTCCTGCCGCACATCGACGCCTTCCAGGAGAACGGGTACACCCGCGAGGAGATGAAGGTGGTGTGGGAGACGCGCAAGATCTTCGGGGATCCCGAACTCAAGATCAGCGTGACCGCGGTGCGCGTCCCCACGCTGCGCACGCACGCGGAAGCGGTCACCGTGGAGTTTGCGCGCCCCGTCACCCCCGAATCCGCGCGCGCCGTGCTCGAGGCTGCCCCAGGCGTCCGGGTGGTGGACGATCCCGAGCGCCGCGCCTACCCCATGCCCCTCACCGCCACCGGCCGCTGGGAGGTGGAGGTGGGCCGGATCCGCAAGAGCCTGGTGCTCGAGAACGGCCTGGACTTCTTCGTGGCCGGGGACCAGCTCCTCAAAGGCGCGGCCCTTAACGCCGTGCAGATCGCCGAACTGCTGCTTTAAGCCCCCATGCCCTTAACGGCTCGCTACGGCGTGCTAGCCTAAGGGTGGAGGTACACAATGGGGCACGTGTACAAGAAGATCGAGCTGGTCGGCTCGAGCACCGAAAGCATTGAGGACGCGATCCACACCGCCATCCACCGCGCCTCGGAGACCGTACGGCACCTCGACTGGTTTGAGGTCAAGGAGGTGCGCGGGTGGATCAAGGACGGGAAGGTGCAGCACTTCCAGGTCGTGCTGCAAGTGGGGTTCCGGCTCGAGGGGGAAACACAGTAAACTTTCTTCGTGAAGGAAGCTTTGATTCACGGCCCGTGGTACATCCTGGAGGACCCAAACGCTCCAGGTGAGCACCTCACGCTGGAGGCTCTAGGGCAGAAGTTCGCGCTGATCTGGACCTCGGCGGAGGACGCCCAGACCTTCATGCAACGCACCCCCGCCACGGAGGGAATGACCGTAGGGGTGCTCGACACTTGGACGCTCAAGGAAGCCTTCCTCACCGCGGTGCAGCTCCTCAAGGTCACTCACCTCCTGGTGGGGTACCAGCCCGGCACCCACGAGGCGCCCGCCCTGTCCGTAGCGGCTGCCCTCGAGCTCGTCCGGCAGGAGCACGGAAACTGAATTCCGCGTAGCGATGACCCCCCTCATCCTGGCCTTCATCGCGGTCGCTGTACTGGCCTTACTGGCCTTGGTGGGCCTCGCTGCGCACGTTAGCGAGGACAGCCCGCCCAACCGCCTCACCACCCTGGGGTTCCCCGTACACACCAAACAGGAACTAGGGTGGTTGATCCGGGACGTGGAGCGCTCCGGGGAGGCCGTGGGGCCGTACCGGGTGCTGCGGGCCGGCGCGATCGAGGTGTGGGTCGAGAAAAACGCGGAGGACGCCGTGGTGGACTGCGTCCCGTACTACCAAGGCCCCACGCGCGCGCAGCTACGGCTGGAATGCCCCCTGGACGATCTACGGGCCTTCACTGCCCGCACGCAAGACGGCCACCCCCTCACCTTCGTCCTCCCGGATTACTGGCTTCAACGCGAGCCTCCCCCGTCCGACCCGGTAGAGGTGGCCCTGACCCTGTTCACGTACACGCTCGAGCCGGGCAGCGGTCGGCGTACGCCCCCCACCCCGCTCAACCCCACCCACCCCGATCACGGCGTGTGGCTGGTCGGCGCGGTGTTGGAGGCCGGGTGGCACACCAACCCCCTCACCCGCCAGCGGTTCGGGTACGCCTACGTGGACGCGGGCAGCGTGGAGGTCACCCTGGTCTTCGACCCGCGGGTGTACGCGCGGTTGCCGATGCGCGGCGACCTGGTGCGGGCGAGCGGCGCGCTTTTGGGCCGCGTCCTCGCCAAACCCAAGCCGTCCCCGGCGTAACGCCGGGGACGGGCGGTTGGGGGCTGGCCAACGGGCTCAGGCGCGGGGCTGCGGGTACCCCTCCGCCTCGAGCACCGCTTCCGCGACACGTCGGGTCGCAGTGATCGGGTCGAACGGATCGCGCTTGGTGAGGCGGCGCGCCGCGGCCAGCAGCACCCTGAGGTCATCCCCTTCCTCCAGGTACGGGAGGAGGAACTGCGCAATCTGGGCCGCGCGGTCCTGGGCCTCGGCCAGGTAGAGGCGGGCCATGTCCGCGTACACGCCCCCGAGCCGCTGGGCCCGCAGGAGGGCGGACTCTGCGGCGAAGACGTCGATCAGGATGTCCGCGATGCCGAGCAGCACCTCTTGCTCCGCCTCGATCCGCGGTCCGAACTTCTGCGCGGCCAAGCCGGCGGTCATCAAGGCGAGCTTCTTGAGGTTCGCGACGTACCGCGCTTCCTTGGCCCACTCGCCCTCCGCCTCCTCGCCGAAGCTCGGCTCGAGCAGCTCCTCCTGGAGCTTCATCGCGGCCTCAACCAGGGGCAGCGTGCCCTTCATGGCGCGCCGCAGGAGCATGCCGGGGATCAGGAGGCGGTTGATCTCGTTGGTGCCCTCGAAGATACGGTTGATGCGGCTGTCGCGGTAGGCGCGCTCGATGGGGTACTCCTGGATGTACCCGTACCCGCCGTGGATCTGGAGGGCCTCGTCCACCGCATAATCGAGGACCTCGGAACCCAGCACCTTGATGATCGAGGCCTCGACCGCGTACTCCTCGATGCCCTTAAGCACGGCCTCCGCGCCCTTCTTGCCCTCGAGGGCTGCGTCGATCAGGCCCATCGTGCGGTAGACCGCGCTCTCCGCGGCGAAGGTCTTGATGGCGATGCGCGCGAGTTTCTGGCGGATCGCGCCGAACGAAGCGATGGGCTGGCCGAACTGGTGGCGTTCCTTGGCGTACCTCGCGGCCTGGCCGAGCGCTTCCTTCGCGCCGCCGACCGCGCCGGCCCCGAGCTTGTAGCGCCCCACGTTCAGCACGTTAAAGGCGATCTTGTGCCCCTTACCGACCTCGCCCAGGACGTTCTCCACGGGCACCTTGACGTTCTCCAGGATCAGCTGGCGGGTGGAGGAGGCCTTGATCCCCATCTTCTTCTCCTCCGGCCCCACCGAGACCCCCTCAAAGCTCCGCTCGACGAGGAAGGCGGTGAAGTGCTCCCCGTCCACCTTGGCGAAGACGGTGAAGAGGTCCGCGAAGGCGGCGTTGGAGATGAACTGCTTGGTTCCGTTCAGGATGTAGTACTTTCCGTCCGGGCTGAGCTCAGCGCGGGTCTTGGCCCCGAGCGCGTCGGAACCGGAACCCGGTTCGGTCAGGGCGTAGGCCGCGATCCACTCCCCGGTGGCCAGCTTAGGAAGGTACTTCTTCTTCTGCTCCTCCGTGCCGAAAAACACCAGGGGCAGCGTCCCGATCGAGGTGTGCGCCCCAAACGACACGGAGAACCCCCCGGTCGGGGCGAGGTATTCAGCGATCACGGTGGAGACGACCTTCGGCAGGTCCAACCCGCCGTAGGCCTCCTCGATCTCCACCCCCAACAGCCCCAGCTCCCCCGCCTTGCGCAGCAAAGGCACGTTCAGCTCGAGCTCCCCGTGCTCGAGCCGCTCCAGGACCGGCAGGACCTCCCGCTCCACGTAGGTGCGGGTCGTGTCGATGATCATGCGGGTGGTCTCGTCGAAGTCCTCGGGGGTGTAGGTGGCCTCGGGGGCCTCGAGCAACCAACCGCCGCCTTTCTTCCAGAGCTTGGTATCCTTTTCCTCTACCATCGGTGCCTCCTTAATGCGTGTTTACGCGAAGACCTCGAACAACCCGGCCGCGCCCATCCCGCCGCCGATGCACATGGTGACGAGTCCCTTGCCGCCACCACGACGCCGAAGCTCGTGGATGAGCTGGGTGGTGAGCTTCGCGCCGGTAGCGCCCAGGGGGTGGCCCAGCGCGATCGCGCCGCCGTTGGCGTTGATCTTCTCCACGGGCATCTCGAGCTCCTGGATGACCGCGAGGACCTGGGCGGCAAACGCCTCGTTGAACTCGATCAGGTCCAGGTCGTCCATCCGCCACCCGGCGCGCTCGAGGACCTTGGGTACTGCTTTCGCGGGGCCGATCCCCATGATGTCCGGGTCCACACCCGCCACGGCGAAGCTCACGAAACGCGCGAGGGGCTGGAGCCCCAGAGCTTCGGCCTTCTCGGCGCTCATCACCAGCACCGCGGCCGCCCCGTCGGAGTAGGGGGAGGCGTTCCCCGCGGTGACGGTCCCGCCCTGCTTGAAGGCAGGCTTGAGCTGGGCGAGCACCTCGAGGGAGGTGTCCGGACGTACGAGCTCGTCCCGGGTGAAGGAATGCGTCTCCACCCGGCGCTTGGAGCCTTTCCAGTAGACCTTCTCTACCGGGACGGGCACGATCTGCTCGTCGAAGCGCCCTTCCTCCCAGGCGCGGGCGGCCTTCATGTGGCTCTCGTAGGCCCACCGGTCCTGGGCCTCGCGCGTGATGCCCCAACGCTCGGCCACGCGCTCGGCGGTGAAGCCCATCCCGATGTAGTGCTCGGTCAGCTCGGGGTGGAGGCGGGTGTGGTACCCCGACATGGGCACCTGGCTCATCATCTCCACGCCCCCCGCGAGCACCGCGTCTGCCATCCCACTCATCACGGCCTGGGCGGCCATGGCGATCGTCTGGAGGCCGCTCGAGCAGAAGCGGTTGACGGTGGCCCCCGGCACGTCCACCGGGAAGCCCGCCCGCAAGAGGGAAAGGCGCGCCACGTTCAAGCCCTGGGCCGCCTCGGGCATGGCGCACCCCCAAAGCACGTCATCGAGGATCTTGGGGTCCACCCCGACCCGCTCGACGGCAGCCTTCATCACCAGAGCGGACAGGTCCACCGGGTGGACCGTCGCCAGAGCCCCGTTCTTCTTGCCCTTGCCCACAGGGCTCCGCACCGCACTCACGATCACAGCGTCACGCATGATTCCTCCCTAGTTCCGGAGCGGCTTGCCCGTTTTGAGCGTGTGGGCGATGCGCTCCTGGGTCTTCTTGGTGCCGAGGAGCTTCAGGAAAGCCTCGCGCTCGAGGTCGAGGATGTCCACCTCGCTCACCTCGCGCGGCGGGCCGTCCCCCCCGGAGAGGACGTAGGCGAGCTCGTTCGCGATCCGGACCTCGTGGTCCGTGATCTGCCGGGCCTCGCGCAAGGACCACGCCGCGTAGCGCAGGTTGCCCAGCGCCTCCCGGCCCAGCGCGGTAATGGTTCGCGGCGCGGGCGGCACGTAGTCCTCAGCGAGCTCGAGCACCCGCCGTTTCGCGTCCGCGATGAGTCGGTCCCGGTTCATGGTGATCCCGTCCCCGTCGCGCAAGAATCCCATCGCGCGGGCCTCGAGGGCCGAGGTGCTCGTCTGGGCCAGGGCGATCAGCTCGAACGCGCGGCGCACGGCCTCGAAGGGGTCGGCCTCCTTGTAGGGCTTGAGGGCCTCGGTGAAGCGGAAGAGCATCTCCTTGGTGCCGCCCCCGGCGGGGATCAGGCCCACCCCGGTCTCGACCAGGCCCATGTACAGCTCGGCGTGGGCCTGGACGCGGTCCGCGTGCAGGGTGAACTCCGCCCCGCCCCCGAGCGTGAGCCCGAACGGCGCAACCACGACCGGGAAGGGGGCCTGCCGGAGGCTCATCGTCCCTTTTTGGAAGGCCCGCACCGCGAGCTCGAGCTCGTCCCACTCGCCCTCCTGGGCGAGCATCAGGATGAGGGCCAGGTTCGCGCCGGCGCTGAAGGCCCGCTCGTGCTCGTTCCCGATCACGAGGCCGGCGTACCCGTCGCGCTGCACGAGCTTCAGCGCGGCGTCGAGCATGCGGAAGATCCCCTCCCCGATCGCGTTCATCTTGGTGCGGAACTCGAGGAGGGCCACGCCGTCGCCCAGGTCGATGAGGGCGGCGTCCTTGCTCTCCTTGAGGACGCGCCCCTCGGCCTTCAGCTCGCTCAGGTGGATCGCGCCGGGGATCTCGGGGACGGGCACGTACCCCCCTTCGAAGGCGAGCATCGTACGCCGGCCGTTCGCCTTCTTGTAGAAGGTGCCGTCCGCTTGCTCGAGGAGGTTGGGCACCCGGAGGCCCGCGGCGTTGAAGGCTGCTTTGAGGGTGTCCAGCCCCACCGCGTCCATCTGCTTAAACGGCCCCATGCGCCAGCCGAACCCCCACTCGAGGGCCCGATCCACCGCGGCGAGGTCGTAGGCGATCTCGGGAGCTTTTTCGAGGGTGTAGTGGCTCGTCGTCAGGAAAAGCTCCTTCATGAAGGGCCCGTACGGCTCGGGCAGCTCGAGGACCGCGGCGAGACGCTTCTCGAGGGGCAGGGCCTGGACCGCCTCGAGGCCGGGGATCCGGGGTTTCTGGCGGGGGGCGTAGCTGCCCGTGCGCCAGTCGAGGGTGTGGATCTCCTTGCCCTCCTTGCGGTAGAACCCGGCCCCGGTCTTCTCCCCAAGCCGCCCCTCCGCCACCAGGCGGTCCACCCACTCCGGGAGGGTGAAGGGCTCCCCGGTGGCCTCGGCCAGCTCGGTGGCCACGTGCTTCAACACGTCCAGCCCGGTGAGGTCCGCGGTGCGGAAGGTCGCGGACTTGGGCCGGCCGATGAGGGGGCCGGTGAGGGCGTCCACCTCGTCAATGGTGAGGCCGTGCTTCTCCATGAGGTGAACGGCCTGGAGCATGCCGTACACGCCGAGGCGGTTCGCGATGAAGCCGGGCACGTCCTTAGCGCGCACGAGGCCCTTGCCGAGGATGCGGTCCGCGAAGCGCTCGATGGCCTCGGTCACCTCGGGAAGGGTGTCCGGCGTCGGGATGATCTCGAGGAGGTGCAGGTACCGGGGCGGGTTGAAGAAGTGGGTTCCGAGGAAGCGCTGCTTGAAGGCCTCGCTGCGCCCCTCGGTCAGGAGCCGCATGGGGATCCCCGAGGTGTTGGAGCTCACGATCGCGTGGGGGCTGAGGATCTTCTCGAGCTTCGCGTACAGTTCGCGTTTCGGCTCGAGTTTCTCGATGATCGCTTCGATGACCCAGTCGCAGGTCGCGAGCTTCTCGAGGTCGTCCTCGGTGTTGCCGATCTCGATGAGGGCCGCGCGTTCCTTGGCCATGAAGGCCGCGGGACGGGCCTTCATGGCGCGCTCGAGGCCGCGTTTCGCGGGTGCGTTGCGGTCGTCCTTTCCGGGAATGTCGAGGAGCACGACGGGAACACCGGCGGAGGCCACCAGGGCCGCGATGCCGCTCCCCATCGTGCCCGCACCGACGACGCCTACTTTCTTGATGCGCATGCTCTTCTCCTCCTTATACCGGGTATAAATTTATACCTAGCTTACCCCTTCTGTCTAGCCATCGGCGCACAATCCCTTGTACCTCCCCACCGTACCTGGCACTCGAGGCCCCAAGGCGTTATATTATCCTCGGTGCAAGTTTTGACCTGGTTTAAGGAGGAAGTACGCTGATGAAACCCTGGCACGCGCACTACGATCCGGGTGTGCCCCATGCCATCCCCGAAATCGAACCGCTACCCACGCTCCTGGAGCGCACCGCCACGCGCTTCCCGGACCGCGTCGCGCTCGAGTTCCTCGGCCGTCGCCTCACCTACCGCGCGCTCTGGGAAAGCGTCCAGCGCTTCGCCCACGCCCTCCAAGCCACCGGCCTCGAACCCGGCGAACGCGTCGCCATCATGCTCCCCAACTCCCCCCAGTTCGTCATCGCCTTCTACGGCACCCTCCTCGCCGGTGGCGTCGTCGTCAACACCAACCCCATGTACACCCCACGCGAGCTCGCCTACCAGCTCCAGGACTCCGGCGCCCAAACCCTCGTCATCCTCGACCTCCTCTGGCCCCGCTACGCCGAAATCCAAAACGAACACCCCCTCAAAACCGTCATCACCACCGGCATCCAAGACTACCTCCCCTTCCCCAAAAACCTCCTTTACCCCTTAAAGGTCCGGCGTGAAGGGAAGTGGCCCGGCAAGGTGGGCGGTACGGCCTGGCGGGCGTTCCTCAAGCAGGGGCAAGCCCCCGCGCCGCGGCGGCTCGAGCTGGACGACCTCGCCCTCCTGCAGTACACCGGCGGCACCACCGGACGCCCCAAAGGCGCCATGCTCACGCACCGGAACCTCGCGGCCAATGCCCTACAAACCAAGGCGTGGGTTAACGACTTCCGGGAGGGCGAGGAGGTCATTCTCGGGGTGATCCCCTTCTTCCACGTCTACGGCATGACCGTCGCTATGAACCTCGCGATGATCGGCGGGGCTACCCTGGTCTTGCTGCCGCGCTGGGACACCCAAGAGGTGCTCCGCACCATCCAGCGCACGCGCCCCACCCTCTTCCCCGGGGTGCCCACCATGTACGTGGCGATCAACACCTCGCCGCTCACCCCCAACTTCGACCTCACGAGCATCCGGGCCTGCATCTCCGGATCCGCTCCCCTGCCGGTGGAGGTCGCGCGGACCTTCGAGCGGATCACCGGGGCGAAGCTCGTCGAAGGGTACGGCCTAACCGAAGCCAGCCCCGTCACGCACTGCAACCCGATCTACGGCACCCGCAAGGAAGGCTCGATCGGGGTGCCCTTCCCTTCCGTGGACGCCCAGGTCCTCGGCCCCGACGGCCAGCCCCTACCCCCAGGCCAGATCGGCGAACTCGCCGTCAAAGGCCCCAACATCATGAAAGGCTACTGGAACCGCCCCGAAGAAACCCAGCAAGCCCTCAAAAACGGCTGGCTCCTCACCGGCGACATGGCCCGCATGGACGAAGACGGGTACTTCTACATCGTCGACCGCAAAAAGACCTCATCATCGCCGGCGGCTACAACATCTACCCCCGCGAGGTCGAAGAAGTCCTCTACGCACACCCCGCCGTCAAAGAAGCCGCCGTCATCGGCGTCCCAGACCCCTACCGCGGCGAAACCGTCAAAGCCTACGTCGTCCTCAAAGACGAGTACCGCGGCAAAATCACCCAAGCCGACCTCGAACAG
This region of Marinithermus hydrothermalis DSM 14884 genomic DNA includes:
- the glyS gene encoding glycine--tRNA ligase subunit beta, whose product is MDLLFEIGTEELPAWYVTEGLEALKKRTAERLLAARLEYEELTGYATPRRLALVVTGLAAHQARLEEERRGPPARVAFQDGKPTKAAEGFARKNGVRVEDLYERDGYVYARVVDEGRPAREVLPKLLAEVARELPAPKPMRWGHGEGPFIRPVRWLVALLDGEVLPLEVFGVRAGRETRGHRFLHPGLLALQDAASYVTALHEARVVVDPEVRRERIITEAATLALAEGLEVVLPKDLLEEVTGLVEWPVGVMGRFDERYLELPDEVLAEVMIVHQRFFPVRGKDGRLTNRFIGIANHLPDHLETVRRGYEGVLEGRLADALFFWRADLKTPLAEHRARLKGINFHKGLGTMWDKTERVRRAAEALGEAVGADLGVLREAAGLLRADLGTQMVYEFPELEGIMARAYAERQGVDPRVARALEEAVRPQGGSGALPESTEGALLSVLDKADTLVGFFQLGKTPSGSADPFGLRRVAVGLVRVLGAMGWDLPLGKVLEAAAESYRAWGLEVEEAALRTAEGFVLERLEGLLVEAGLPVLAVRAAEVAPTVYGVMLRARLVAQLAGEPEFAGLQLLYKRAANLAREASGVHAPDPALFQTPEEAALYAVLPRVEAGVARLLELGTELMPPWDPAAPLPRVGLEPLAAPLREVVALKDALDRFLDNVLVMVDDPAVRENRLALLRRVRDAVRRLGALEVLGG
- a CDS encoding aspartate-semialdehyde dehydrogenase → MRVAVVGATGAVGRELVKVLEARRFPLSELRLYASPRSAGETIPFCGEAIPLEVLPEGPLPADIVLASAGGGLSKRHAPAWVAGGSVVIDNSSAFRYDPEVPLVVPEVNAEAARQHQGIIANPNCTTAILAVALWPLHQAFKAQRVIVSTYQAASGAGAKGMQELLDETHKVLHGQAAAAQVFPHPLAFNVLPHIDAFQENGYTREEMKVVWETRKIFGDPELKISVTAVRVPTLRTHAEAVTVEFARPVTPESARAVLEAAPGVRVVDDPERRAYPMPLTATGRWEVEVGRIRKSLVLENGLDFFVAGDQLLKGAALNAVQIAELLL
- a CDS encoding dodecin — its product is MGHVYKKIELVGSSTESIEDAIHTAIHRASETVRHLDWFEVKEVRGWIKDGKVQHFQVVLQVGFRLEGETQ
- a CDS encoding DUF3234 domain-containing protein, encoding MKEALIHGPWYILEDPNAPGEHLTLEALGQKFALIWTSAEDAQTFMQRTPATEGMTVGVLDTWTLKEAFLTAVQLLKVTHLLVGYQPGTHEAPALSVAAALELVRQEHGN
- a CDS encoding acyl-CoA dehydrogenase family protein, whose amino-acid sequence is MVEEKDTKLWKKGGGWLLEAPEATYTPEDFDETTRMIIDTTRTYVEREVLPVLERLEHGELELNVPLLRKAGELGLLGVEIEEAYGGLDLPKVVSTVIAEYLAPTGGFSVSFGAHTSIGTLPLVFFGTEEQKKKYLPKLATGEWIAAYALTEPGSGSDALGAKTRAELSPDGKYYILNGTKQFISNAAFADLFTVFAKVDGEHFTAFLVERSFEGVSVGPEEKKMGIKASSTRQLILENVKVPVENVLGEVGKGHKIAFNVLNVGRYKLGAGAVGGAKEALGQAARYAKERHQFGQPIASFGAIRQKLARIAIKTFAAESAVYRTMGLIDAALEGKKGAEAVLKGIEEYAVEASIIKVLGSEVLDYAVDEALQIHGGYGYIQEYPIERAYRDSRINRIFEGTNEINRLLIPGMLLRRAMKGTLPLVEAAMKLQEELLEPSFGEEAEGEWAKEARYVANLKKLALMTAGLAAQKFGPRIEAEQEVLLGIADILIDVFAAESALLRAQRLGGVYADMARLYLAEAQDRAAQIAQFLLPYLEEGDDLRVLLAAARRLTKRDPFDPITATRRVAEAVLEAEGYPQPRA
- a CDS encoding thiolase family protein, which gives rise to MRDAVIVSAVRSPVGKGKKNGALATVHPVDLSALVMKAAVERVGVDPKILDDVLWGCAMPEAAQGLNVARLSLLRAGFPVDVPGATVNRFCSSGLQTIAMAAQAVMSGMADAVLAGGVEMMSQVPMSGYHTRLHPELTEHYIGMGFTAERVAERWGITREAQDRWAYESHMKAARAWEEGRFDEQIVPVPVEKVYWKGSKRRVETHSFTRDELVRPDTSLEVLAQLKPAFKQGGTVTAGNASPYSDGAAAVLVMSAEKAEALGLQPLARFVSFAVAGVDPDIMGIGPAKAVPKVLERAGWRMDDLDLIEFNEAFAAQVLAVIQELEMPVEKINANGGAIALGHPLGATGAKLTTQLIHELRRRGGGKGLVTMCIGGGMGAAGLFEVFA
- a CDS encoding 3-hydroxyacyl-CoA dehydrogenase/enoyl-CoA hydratase family protein, which codes for MRIKKVGVVGAGTMGSGIAALVASAGVPVVLLDIPGKDDRNAPAKRGLERAMKARPAAFMAKERAALIEIGNTEDDLEKLATCDWVIEAIIEKLEPKRELYAKLEKILSPHAIVSSNTSGIPMRLLTEGRSEAFKQRFLGTHFFNPPRYLHLLEIIPTPDTLPEVTEAIERFADRILGKGLVRAKDVPGFIANRLGVYGMLQAVHLMEKHGLTIDEVDALTGPLIGRPKSATFRTADLTGLDVLKHVATELAEATGEPFTLPEWVDRLVAEGRLGEKTGAGFYRKEGKEIHTLDWRTGSYAPRQKPRIPGLEAVQALPLEKRLAAVLELPEPYGPFMKELFLTTSHYTLEKAPEIAYDLAAVDRALEWGFGWRMGPFKQMDAVGLDTLKAAFNAAGLRVPNLLEQADGTFYKKANGRRTMLAFEGGYVPVPEIPGAIHLSELKAEGRVLKESKDAALIDLGDGVALLEFRTKMNAIGEGIFRMLDAALKLVQRDGYAGLVIGNEHERAFSAGANLALILMLAQEGEWDELELAVRAFQKGTMSLRQAPFPVVVAPFGLTLGGGAEFTLHADRVQAHAELYMGLVETGVGLIPAGGGTKEMLFRFTEALKPYKEADPFEAVRRAFELIALAQTSTSALEARAMGFLRDGDGITMNRDRLIADAKRRVLELAEDYVPPAPRTITALGREALGNLRYAAWSLREARQITDHEVRIANELAYVLSGGDGPPREVSEVDILDLEREAFLKLLGTKKTQERIAHTLKTGKPLRN